From one Cardiocondyla obscurior isolate alpha-2009 linkage group LG06, Cobs3.1, whole genome shotgun sequence genomic stretch:
- the LOC139103405 gene encoding uro-adherence factor A isoform X3 produces the protein MSAESPRRGVHKGAQVVSPQPIVDRSIIESVAGIINDIVPQGYAGVSNSDNKETISWARFEYADINDPALYPDYNEGSSTPPLLLVLGYTVGVQVWLIAATGEATEVLSWRQGVVRTLRILPNPKTDDEHVDEFEAKRPMIAVCSEPDSTLPGPKFCDVNFISLKTGEQVHSVGFKHSVCDVLANRRSVVITLLEKIAVFDARTLQNNITITTCYASPGTNPNPIALGTRWLAYSEKKLLPARRSSGGCEGEGVQSYTATVLYAAKSLGKGLRGLGETVASSLTGNSVSPMTINNTGNDVTQPGVVTILDLQVARDEKELDDSNVDAVIAHFTAHSDAIVAMTFDLTGALLMTADKRGHDFHIFRIQPHPGGPTLAAVHHLYILHRGDTTAKVQDMVFSSDTRWAAISTVRGTTHVFPVAPYGGPVGVRTHSTPNVVNRLSRFHKSAGLTDDNTRSHSPVSHTELPLSVYPYSNPRLPPYPHPTIVHPLSQIRQPSSINQVNSSTQPRPQQRQRLHSDDSGSLSLKICACFAPPRAWMFAQRESSSKVVKRAVDSLFIMACHGNMIQYDLDPKPAAGIPKEKVCDDTSIELEVEAKGQWPLCRSPHSSDLILPLPLSNPLLSVSFTPKNNQEFDTVEDRWLSQVEIVTHAGPHRRLWMGPQFVFKTYNAPSGVAVNLVEAEAVEIGITGSRPARSKPVNMPHAASRPLMPVVIDGSGSSYEQSPRFMEAYGDPLDSENVAVGSCESQLREDLAEAMLEISIASHRAPGRRTVFERVGQPVTKVVNPHTGTVITVSADEDEDAISSIQEYDSAAEEIHAPRSVCAEEGPASLSAADLPDEPESRALNRELTEICAEMRSASEPAIDSVPDENIRELQERRALCAEMAATTTMTTSIDYEKEEAFRDVPTSLSLCAEPGEIPSSPMTQAKKTALWCSKGRSVVDKRTEEYCNEAHERHLAKAKYVVSYDDDSVTLMENKTMRGEKSAETPQPSVEEKIKKSVARKTAIDFETSSYATTQKHSIDQRTTRSYKYVVKEDEDSVVVENARYIESTMSASTKKEENVEKKKIETTRDFKVARDKYEMVRKNDDWKSHASPREFTVKNQVTFEDKETKCTRVISSADLSESTEPMAHVIVQKGNSGKSAWDVEKTRLLSRHDDGNEGDDELPPLDPPPLDDFSSIEYHMVEPCNLGRDATSTSTQSDDDIEHIHASEVMQMRMKIDASNNKVRDAGVTVNTVTQFSSPVTRRKNSKSTISDDDLEYIHSVELGFESAGLERGDVSTMKPLVKATSNDNCPRRRHSRHTLSSDDDLEHVQLSDVRELELDAVARLSQKEFPQVAQEIMEQQEAKSKSGKKRKDIMVIEKSEAEAVEVTVIYNPLEDVWLKSEETDRYSFDLKEKPEGLYPSPTKRAKNRGLKTTNFSSSSLVPAKRTCQTTDSDIVEIIDIDAMQKADVDADATPECKILPVAGTRTRKSRKSKRSQPEGQSQENNSAEPSLSTPVPSFRSSKVKMAELQEAVREEPFVEFDSKDQESKASSPLAEISWSSIVKKSISPSSDSQEIRKETDLEPLIEVEEKVETGEHVKRLMEAQEFRSSDNSAFFDTAPLRIAHGRSRRRVRTKEKKEKDVEEEELFGEKDNVDVTKMATTTVKENILADLPTPIIDDELSVDKEVVCVTTAMARAKISRDKGDSKATEGSSPLVSEVRSVVDETRRGGSQSVASYEDLSSSSFSSASRASLDARSSPTPSYGAENMMVFPGDSSGSI, from the exons ATTATCGAAAGCGTCGCAGGGATCATCAATGATATAGTACCACAG GGATATGCTGGAGTATCCAATTCTGATAATAAAGAAACCATATCATGGGCTCGGTTTGAATATGCGGATATAAATGACCCCGCTTTATATCCCGATTACAATGAAGGGTCCAGTACGCCACCGTTGTTATTGGTATTAGGATATACGGTTGGCGTTCag GTATGGCTGATAGCAGCAACGGGAGAGGCGACGGAAGTCTTATCATGGCGACAAGGTGTGGTTCGTACCCTTCGAATTCTACCAAATCCAAAGACTGACGACGAACACGTCGACGAATTCGAAGCGAAACGGCCGATGATAGCAGTTTGCTCCGAGCCGGATTCGACTCTTCCGGGACCAAAATTTTGTGACGTCAACTTCATCTCCTTGAAAACCGGCGAGCAAGTGCACAGCGTAGGATTCAAACATTCTGTTTGCGACGTGCTGGCGAACAGGCGATCCGTGGTCATAAcgttattagaaaaaattgcGGTCTTCGATGCCAGAacgttgcaaaataatataacaatcaCGACCTGTTATGCCAGCCCTGGCACAAATCCAAATCCTATCGCTTTAGGAACACGATGGCTCGCTTACAG CGAGAAAAAATTACTACCTGCGAGAAGAAGCAGCGGTGGCTGCGAAGGAGAAGGCGTTCAAAGTTACACAGCGACGGTTTTATATGCAGCAAAATCACTTGGGAAAGGTCTTCGCGGATTAGGTGAAACTGTAGCGTCGAGTCTTACTGGGAATTCAGTATCACCGATGACTATCAATAACACTGGCAATGACGTAACTCAACCGGGCGTCGTAACGATATTAGATCTTCAGGTTGCGAGAGATGAGAAAGAATTGGATGACTCGAATGTGGATGCTGTAATCGCTCATTTTACCGCCCATAGCGATGCAATCGTTGCCATGACTTTCGACTTAACCGGTGCATTGTTAATGACAGCTGACAAAAGAGGACACGACTTCCACATTTTCAGAATTCAACCTCATCCCGGTGGACCGACACTAGCAGCGGTACATCACCTGTATATTTTACACCGAGGCGATACCACTGCGAAAGTGCAg GACATGGTATTTTCGAGCGATACACGTTGGGCTGCTATTTCAACTGTGAGAGGTACAACACATGTGTTTCCCGTTGCACCTTACGGTGGTCCTGTTGGCGTCAGGACGCACTCCACGCCCAACGTCGTCAACAGATTGTCAAGATTCCATAAAAGCGCAGGTTTGACGGACGATAATACCCGCTCCCACTCTCCTGTGTCTCATACGGAATTACCTTTGTCTGTATATCCTTACTCCAATCCGAGACTTCCTCCATATCCTCATCCGACGATAGTGCATCCGTTGTCACAAATTCGGCAGCCATCTTCTATAAATCAAGTTAACAGCTCCACGCAGCCAAG ACCACAACAAAGGCAACGATTACATTCAGATGACAGTGGATCTTTATCTTTGAAGATATGCGCGTGTTTTGCTCCACCAAGAGCTTGGATGTTTGCGCAAAGGGAGTCCAGCAGCAAGGTTGTCAAAAGGGCAGTTGATTCTCTGTTTATTATGGCATGTCATGGAAACATGATACAATATGACTTGGATCCTAAACCAGCTGCtg gAATCCCAAAGGAAAAAGTGTGCGACGACACTAGTATCGAATTGGAAGTTGAAGCGAAGGGCCAATGGCCACTTTGTAGATCTCCCCATTCATCAGATCTCATCTTACCGTTGCCTCTTTCAAACCCATTACTTAGTGTTTCGTTTACGCCAAAAAACAACCAGGAGTTTGACACGGTCGAAGATCGTTGGCTGAGTCAAGTGGAGATCGTGACGCACGCTGGGCCACATAGACGATTATGGATGGGCCCACAATTCGTTTTTAAAACTTACAATGCGCCCAGtgg cGTTGCTGTTAATTTGGTCGAAGCAGAGGCAGTTGAAATTGGAATTACGGGATCGCGTCCAGCGAGATCGAAACCTGTTAATATGCCGCATGCGGCGTCCAGACCGTTGATGCCGGTGGTCATCGACGGATCAGGAA gcAGTTATGAACAGTCGCCGAGATTCATGGAGGCGTATGGTGATCCCTTAGACAGCGAGAACGTGGCCGTTGGCAGTTGTGAGAGTCAACTGAGAGAGGATCTCGCGGAGGCTATGCTTGAAATATCAATCGCGTCACATCGTGCTCCAG GGAGGCGTACGGTATTTGAGAGGGTGGGTCAGCCAGTAACTAAAGTCGTCAACCCTCACACCGGCACCGTGATTACCGTGTCGGCCGACGAGGATGAGGACGCTATTAGCTCCATACAGGAGTACGACTCCGCCGCGGAGGAGATCCACGCACCTAGAAGCGTGTGCGCCGAGGAGGGTCCGGCCTCGCTCAGCGCGGCTGACCTGCCCGACGAGCCGGAGAGCCGGGCGCTGAATCGCGAGCTCACCGAGATCTGCGCGGAGATGCGCTCGGCAAGCGAGCCGGCGATCGACAGCGTACCAGACGAGAACATACGCGAGCTGCAGGAACGTCGCGCCCTATGCGCGGAGATGGCGGCCACAACGACAATGACCACGTCGATCGACTACGAAAAGGAGGAGGCGTTTCGCGACGTCCCGACAAGTCTCAGCCTGTGCGCCGAACCAGGTGAGATCCCGAGCAGCCCGATGACGCAGGCGAAAAAAACCGCGTTGTGGTGCAGTAAGGGAAGATCCGTCGTCGACAAGCGTACCGAGGAATATTGCAACGAAGCTCACGAGAGGCATCTCGCCAAAGCTAAATACGTCGTCAGCTATGACGACGACAGCGTTACGTTGATGGAGAACAAAACCATGCGAGGCGAGAAGAGTGCGGAGACGCCGCAACCAAGCGTAGAAGAGAAAATCAAGAAATCTGTTGCGAGAAAAACTGCTATCGACTTCGAAACTTCGAGCTACGCTACAACGCAGAAACATTCGATTGACCAGCGAACGACTCGTTCATACAAGTACGTTGTTAAAGAAGATGAGGATAGCGTCGTTGTCGAGAACGCACGATACATTGAATCGACGATGAGCGCTAGCacaaagaaagaagaaaatgtcgaaaaaaagaaaattgagacCACAAGAGATTTTAAAGTAGCGAGAGACAAATATGAAATGGTACGAAAGAACGACGATTGGAAGAGCCACGCTTCTCCGCGGGAATTCACCGTCAAGAATCAAGTTACGTTCGAAGACAAAGAAACAAAATGCACGAGAGTGATATCATCTGCTGACTTGTCCGAGTCGACTGAACCGATGGCCCATGTAATCGTACAGAAAGGAAACTCCGGTAAATCTGCATGGGATGTAGAAAAGACGAGATTGCTATCTCGCCACGACGACGGAAACGAGGGTGATGATGAATTACCACCGTTGGATCCGCCGCCGCTGGACGACTTTAGCTCTATCGAGTATCACATGGTAGAGCCGTGTAATCTCGGTAGAGACGCCACCTCCACGTCCACTCAATCCGACGACGACATCGAGCACATTCATGCATCCGAGGTGATGCAAATGCGGATGAAAATTGACGCTAGTAACAACAAGGTCAGAGACGCGGGTGTGACTGTCAACACGGTTACGCAATTCTCTTCTCCGGTAACGCGACGAAAGAACAGCAAGAGTACAATTTCGGACGACGATTTGGAGTACATACACAGTGTTGAGCTCGGCTTCGAATCTGCGGGCTTAGAACGGGGCGACGTCAGCACGATGAAGCCTTTGGTAAAGGCGACCAGCAATGATAACTGCCCACGTCGAAGACACAGCAGACATACGTTATCTTCCGACGACGATTTGGAGCACGTTCAGCTGTCGGATGTTCGTGAGTTGGAGCTCGACGCGGTGGCGAGATTGTCACAGAAAGAATTTCCTCAGGTGGCTCAGGAAATAATGGAGCAACAAGAAGCAAAATCTAAATCGGGCAAGAAACGAAAGGATATTATGGTGATTGAGAAAAGCGAAGCGGAGGCCGTGGAAGTCACTGTGATATATAACCCACTGGAGGACGTCTGGTTGAAGTCGGAAGAGACCGATCGATATAGCTTTGACTTAAAGGAGAAGCCGGAGGGACTGTATCCGAGTCCTACGAAACGAGCGAAAAATCGTGGATTGAAAACGACGAATTTCTCATCGTCCTCGCTAGTGCCTGCCAAGCGGACTTGTCAGACCACTGACAGCGACATCGTCGAAATTATCGACATCGACGCGATGCAGAAGGCCGATGTGGACGCCGATGCTACGCCGGAGTGCAAGATTCTACCTGTCGCTGGAACGCGTACTCGGAAGTCGCGCAAAAGCAAACGGTCTCAGCCGGAAGGGCAATCGCAGGAGAACAATTCGGCGGAACCGTCTCTTTCCACCCCTGTACCTTCGTTTCGTTCCTCGAAGGTGAAAATGGCAGAACTGCAGGAGGCCGTGCGAGAAGAACCGTTCGTAGAATTCGATTCCAAAGATCAGGAATCGAAAGCTTCTTCACCTTTGGCGGAGATATCTTGGAGCTCTATCGTCAAGAAGAGCATCTCTCCTTCATCGGATTCTCAAGAGATTCGTAAGGAAACCGATCTCGAACCGTTGATAGAGGTAGAAGAAAAAGTAGAAACAGGCGAGCACGTGAAGAGACTGATGGAGGCACAGGAATTCCGCAGCTCAGATAATTCCGCGTTTTTCGACACCGCGCCGTTACGCATAGCACACGGACGCTCGCGACGACGAGTTAGAActaaagagaagaaagagaaggatGTAGAGGAGGAGGAACTCTTCGGCGAGAAGGATAACGTCGATGTAACGAAGATGGCAACAACAACGGTGAAGGAGAATATCCTCGCAGACCTTCCCACACCAATAATAGATGATGAGCTTAGCGTGGACAAGGAGGTCGTGTGCGTCACGACTGCTATGGCGCGAGCTAAGATTTCTCGGGACAAGGGGGATAGCAAAGCGACGGAGGGCAGTTCTCCCCTTGTTTCGGAAGTACGATCCGTCGTCGACGAGACACGTCGAG